The genomic DNA AGATCCTCGAGCTGCCGGGTCTGCGGGTCGCGGGCACGTGCGTGCGCGTGCCGGTGTTCACGGGCCACTCGCTGTCGATCCACGCAGAGTTCGCGAACGACATCTCGCCCGAGCGTGCGGCCGAGATCCTGCAGGATGCTCCGGGCGTCGTGCTGAGCGACATCCCGACGCCGCTCCAGGCCGCCGGAACCGACCCGAGCTACGTCGGCCGCATCCGCCGCGACCAGTCGGCCCCCGAGGGCCGCGGCCTCGTGCTGTTCGTCTCGAACGACAACCTGCGCAAGGGCGCCGCGCTGAACGCGGTGCAGATCGCCGAGCTGGTCGCGGCGAAGCTGCCGGCCGCGGTCTGAGCTCACGCCCGCCGTTCGGGCATTCCGCGGTGTGCGGGACATTTCGCCGTTCGGAGGACGCGAGGGCGCCCCTGCGTCCTACGAACGGCGGAATGTCCTACAGACCGGTCGGCTGCGGCAGGGCCGCGACGACGTCGATCTCGACGAGGATGTTCGCCAGCCGCGACCCCACCGTCGTGCGCACGGGGAACGGTTCGCTGAAGAACTCGGCGTAGGCGGTGTTGTACTCGGCGAAGTCGGCGAGGTCTTCGAGGTGCGCGGTGACCTTCACGACGTCGTCGAACGTGAGGTCGTGCTCGGCGAGCACCGCGCCGATGTTGCGCAGCACCTGCCGGGTCTGCTCGGCGACTCCGCCCTCGACGACCTGCCCGGTGGCCGGGTCTTGCGGCCCGAATCCGGCGGTGAACAGGAATCCGTTCGCGACGACGCCGTGGCTGTACGGCCCGGCGGGCTTCGGTGCGTTCGAGAGGGTGACGGCGGTCTTCGGCATTTCGCGGCTCCTTGCTGTGCGATGCGCGGTGGGGCGGGTTCCTGAACAGGCTAGAGGTTGCGTCGGCGGCGGGGCGCGTCAGCGACGGTGACGGATGCCGCGACCGGGCGTCGCTCCGGTCAGCTCGCCGTGGCGCAGCACGGGGACCCCGGCCACGAGCACGTCGTCGATGCCGTCGGCGACCGCGAGCGGATGCTCGTACGTGGCCCGGTCGGCGATGCGGTCGGGGTCGACGAGGGCGAGGTCGGCGACGGCGCCGACGCGCACGCGCCCGCGGTCGCCGAGGCCGAAGCGGTCGACGGCGCGGGTCGAGCACAGCGCCGCGGCACCGCCCCAGCCGAGCTCGTCGACGAGCAGGCCCGGATACCGGGCGAACGTCCCGCGGGCGCGGGGGTGCGGATGCTTCCCCACCCAGATGCCGTCCGATCCGCCGATCGCGGCGGGGTGCGCGAGGATCCGCGCGAGGTGGGTGTCGGAGCGGTCGGAGCGCACGGCCATGACGACGTTCACCTCGAGCCGGGCGGCGGCGAGCACGTCGAGCACAAGCTCGGCGGGCGTCGTGCCGGCGCGCCCGGCCGCGGCGGCGATCGTGCGCCCGTGCGCCCAGTCGTACGCGGGTGCGGCGATGTGCCCGAAGGTGAGCATCGACGGCCAGTCGGGCCCGAGGCTCGGGTATTCGACGACGCTCGGGAACCATTCGTCGAGCAGTCGCGCCCGCACGACCGGGTCGGCGATCGCCGCGACCACCTCGCCGGTCGGGCGCACCGAGAGGTCGGGCGGCAGCAGCGGCATCGACAGCAGCGAGCAGCCGCGCGTGTACGGGTACGCGTCGAACGTGGCATCCACCCCGTCGTCGCGCAGGGCGTCCATCAGCCCGGTGACGATCTCGGGCTCGGCGTGGAAGTGCGACACGTGCACCGCCGCACCCGAGCCGCGCGCGATCGCCGCGAGCTCGGCGACGCCCTCGGCGGACCCCGATTCGTAGCCGCCGCGCAGGTGCGAGGCCACGACGCCCCCGACGGCGGCGACCTCGCGCGCCAGTTCGGTCATCTCGTCGGTCGAGGCGAATCGCCCGGGCACGTAGTCGAGCCCCGTCGAGAGCCCCACCGCGCCGTCGGCGAGCCCGTCGGCCACGAGCCGGCGCATCGCGGCGAGCTCGCGCGGCCCCGCGGCATCCGTGGATCGCCCCATCACCTCGAAGCGCACCGTGCCCGCCGGAACCAGGTACGCGCCGTTCACCGGCGACGCACCGTCGAGCGCGGCGAGGAGTTCGCCCACGCCGCCGCCCGGGTAGCCGGGGTGCGGCCCGTCGATCGCGGCGAAGTACTCGCTCGCGTAGCCGCCGTCGCCGGGCGCGACGCCGACGCCGTCCTGCCCGCCGATGACGGTGGTGATGCCCTGGCGCAGCAGCCCGAGCTGCACGTCGGGGTCGCCGAGGCGACCGAGCGCGTGCGAGTGCGCATCGACGAAGCCGGGCACGAGCATCCGCCCGCCGCCGTCGATGCGGACGTCGACGGCCCGGTCGGATGCCTCGCCGCGCGCCGTGACCGCCGCGATGCGCCCGTCGTCGACGACGACGTCGACGGGGTCGGATGCGGATGCCTCGCCGTCGACCGCCACGACCCCGGCGATGAGCACGCGCATCAGAAGAACGTCCGCACGAGCGCGACGACCCGGTCGCTGCCGAACCGCTCGACGACGGGGATGAGTCGGCGCTTGTCGAACGCGGTGCACGGGTGCGAGAGCCCGAGCTCGACGACGTCGCCGACGGCGACGTCGAGCGCGCCCGTCGCGTCGCGCGCGCCGGAGGCGGCGCGGAGGAATGTGTGCTGGTCGTTCAACGCGGTCGCGGAGGCTCCGGCGAGCGTCAGCGGCACGGGCAGCCCCTCGTCGTACGGGAAGTCGCGCTTGCCGCCGTCGAGCAGCGCAAGCCCGGGCTCGGGGTGCGAGACGACCCGCGCGAGGCCGCGCATGGCGGGCGTGAGCCGGTCGTCGATGGGCGAGATGCCGCGGTAGAAGCCCTCGTCGTGCACGAGCGAGGCACCCGAACGCAGCACGCGCCGGGTGCCGGGCGTCTGCGCGGCGGGCGCTGCGAACGCCTCGGCGACGAAGTCGAGGTAGGCGCTGCCGCCCGCGGTGAGCAGCAGGTCGCCGTCGGCGAGGCCGGCGATCGTCTCGTGCAGTCGCACCAGGTCGGCGAGGTAGCCGCGCACGGCGGCGACCGCGCCGGTCGACCGGTCGTGTCCGAGCGCCCCCTCGTAGCCGGCGGTGCCGGCGAGCCGCAGCACGGGCGACGCAGCGATGCGTTCGGCGAGGCGCCGCGCCTCGTCGAGGGTGCGTGCGCCCGTGCGTCCGCCGGGGGCGCCGAGCTCGACGAGCACGTCGATCGGCCGCGGCAGGTCGCCGAGCCCGCCGAGGCCTGTCTCCATCGCGTCGACGGTGTCGATCGAGTCGGCCCAGACCCGCAGTTCGAAGCCGGGATCGGCCAGTTCCGCGGCCGCCCAGGCGAGCGCGGCCGGTGCGACGAGCGCGTTCGCGAGCATGACGGATGCCACGCCGAACGCGCGGGCGGTGCGCACCTGCCCGGGCGTGGCGAGGGTGAGCCCCGTCGCACCGGCATCGAGCTGCAGCCGCCACAGTGCGGGCGCCATGGTGGTCTTGCCGTGCGGCATGAGCTCGAGGCCGCGCTCGTCGCACCACGACTGGATGGCCCGCGCGTTCGCGCGGAGCGCGGCGTCGTCGAGCACGAGCAGCGGGGTCCAGAATTCGTCGAGCGTCGGTTCGGTGTCGAGGAACTCGCCGACGGTGAGGCCCGCGGCGCGAGCCGGCAGGCCGGTATCGGCCGGGCTGATGCGGATGTCGTCGAGGTCGGCCACGGATAGCGGCACGGCGGTCTCCCTCCGGCGCGACGGGCGCCGATCGCGGCGGTCCGGCATCCGCACGGCCGGATGCCACGGTCAGTGTACGCGGCGGAGCATCCGGGCCGATGCGGTCGCCCGCTACCGCAGGAGGTGCCCCGCGGTCAAGGGCGCCGCCCGAGCCGACATAGACTGGAAGTCGTGCATTCAGAGGAAACCGTCGACGTCGTGCTGATCGGCGGGGGCATCATGAGCGCCACGCTCGGCTCCCTGCTCTCGCGTTTGCAGCCCGATTGGAGCATCCGGGTCTACGAGCGACTCGGCGAGGTCGCGCAGGAGTCCTCGAACGCCTGGAACAACGCGGGCACCGGCCACGCCGCCCTCTGCGAGCTCAACTACATGCCCGAGGGCAAGGACGGCTCGGTCGACCCGGCCAAGGCCGTCTCGATCAACGAGCAGTTCCAGATCAGCCGCCAGTACTGGGCCCACCTCGTCTCGACCGGTGCGCTGCCCGAGCCGAACCGGTTCATCAACTCGAC from Agromyces larvae includes the following:
- a CDS encoding RidA family protein, with the translated sequence MPKTAVTLSNAPKPAGPYSHGVVANGFLFTAGFGPQDPATGQVVEGGVAEQTRQVLRNIGAVLAEHDLTFDDVVKVTAHLEDLADFAEYNTAYAEFFSEPFPVRTTVGSRLANILVEIDVVAALPQPTGL
- a CDS encoding alanine racemase; translation: MPLSVADLDDIRISPADTGLPARAAGLTVGEFLDTEPTLDEFWTPLLVLDDAALRANARAIQSWCDERGLELMPHGKTTMAPALWRLQLDAGATGLTLATPGQVRTARAFGVASVMLANALVAPAALAWAAAELADPGFELRVWADSIDTVDAMETGLGGLGDLPRPIDVLVELGAPGGRTGARTLDEARRLAERIAASPVLRLAGTAGYEGALGHDRSTGAVAAVRGYLADLVRLHETIAGLADGDLLLTAGGSAYLDFVAEAFAAPAAQTPGTRRVLRSGASLVHDEGFYRGISPIDDRLTPAMRGLARVVSHPEPGLALLDGGKRDFPYDEGLPVPLTLAGASATALNDQHTFLRAASGARDATGALDVAVGDVVELGLSHPCTAFDKRRLIPVVERFGSDRVVALVRTFF
- a CDS encoding N-acyl-D-amino-acid deacylase family protein, which encodes MRVLIAGVVAVDGEASASDPVDVVVDDGRIAAVTARGEASDRAVDVRIDGGGRMLVPGFVDAHSHALGRLGDPDVQLGLLRQGITTVIGGQDGVGVAPGDGGYASEYFAAIDGPHPGYPGGGVGELLAALDGASPVNGAYLVPAGTVRFEVMGRSTDAAGPRELAAMRRLVADGLADGAVGLSTGLDYVPGRFASTDEMTELAREVAAVGGVVASHLRGGYESGSAEGVAELAAIARGSGAAVHVSHFHAEPEIVTGLMDALRDDGVDATFDAYPYTRGCSLLSMPLLPPDLSVRPTGEVVAAIADPVVRARLLDEWFPSVVEYPSLGPDWPSMLTFGHIAAPAYDWAHGRTIAAAAGRAGTTPAELVLDVLAAARLEVNVVMAVRSDRSDTHLARILAHPAAIGGSDGIWVGKHPHPRARGTFARYPGLLVDELGWGGAAALCSTRAVDRFGLGDRGRVRVGAVADLALVDPDRIADRATYEHPLAVADGIDDVLVAGVPVLRHGELTGATPGRGIRHRR